Within Kutzneria chonburiensis, the genomic segment AAGTGGGCAGCGGGCCCGTCCGGTGGCAGGATGCCGATCACCTAGTACTCCGGACGAGGGAGAGCCCAGTGACCCGCCTGAAAGTGTGGACCGTGATCCCGGCGGTCGCCGTCGCGCTGGTCGCCGGCGGGTGCGTCGAGTCGACGACCAGCTCCGCCCCCGGCACGGACGGCGTTTCGCTCGTCCAGTCGGGCAAGCTGCTGACCTGCGCGCACCTGCCCTACGTGCCGTTCCAGTACAAGGACGGAAACGACGTGGTCGGCTTCGACGTGGACGTGGTCGACTTCGCGGCCAAGAAGCTCAACGTGCCGCAGCAGATCGTGGACACGCCGTTCGACGGCATCAAGTCCGGCGCCGACCTGAACTCGAAGCAGTGCGACGTGGTGGCCGGCGCGATCACCATCAACGACACGCGGGCGCAGAACTTCGACTTCACCATCCCGTACTTCCAGGCCACGCAGGCGCTGCTGACCAAGACCGGCAACGACTACAAGACGCTGGAGTCGCTGGCCGGCAAGAAGGTCGGCGTGCAGTCGGACACCACCGGCGAGGCCTACATCAAGGGCTGGAACGCCAAGAACGGCGGCGTGATCACCGCGGTGGCCTTCGAGGACTCGGCGCTGCTGGAGACCGCGGTCAAGACCGGCCAGGTGGACGCGTCCATCAACGACAACGGCATTCTCTACGACTACGCCAAGAAGAACCCGGACACGCAGGTCAGCGCCGAGTTCAACACCAACGAGCAGTACGGCTTCGGCGTGAAGAAGGGCAATGCGGCCCTGCTCAAGGTGCTCAACGACGCGATCAAGGCGTCGGCCACCGACGGCAGCTACGCCAAGGCGTACCAGAAGTGGTTCGGCAAGCGCCCGTCCTGGCAGCCCGGCGACGCGACCTCGTCCGCCCCGACCACCACGAGCAAGGGCTGACCGGTGGCTTTGACCCGTCGGCAGCGCCGGACGGCGATCCGCGGCACGCAGTACGGCGTGCTGGTGGTCGTCGTCCTGCTGCTGGCCTTCACCGCCAACTGGCGCGACATCCAGCACGGCTTCTTCGACCTGGACGCGGCCCGTCAGCTGTTCCCGGACGTGTTGTCGGTAGCGCTGGTCAACACCGTCCTCTACACGGTGAAGGGCTTCGCGTTCGGGTTGGTGCTCGGCCTGATCCTGGCGTTGATGCGGCTGTCCTCGGTGCCGCCCTACCGCTGGATCGCCACCGGCTACATCGAGTTCTTCCGTGGTGTGCCGGCGCTGCTGGTGTTCCTGGCCTTCGGCTTCGGCGTGCCGATCGCGTTCAACATCCGGTTCACCACCGGCAGCACGGTCGTGGTGGCGCTGGGCCTGGTCGGCGCGGCGTACATGGCCGAGACGATCCGCGCCGGCATCCAGGCCGTGCCCAAGGGGCAGATGGAGGCCGCCCGGTCGCTGGGCATGTCCCAGTTCCGGGCGATGGTGTGGATCATCATCCCGCAGGCCTTCCGTATCGTGCTGCCGCCACTGACCAACGAGTTGATCCTGCTGGCCAAGGACTCCTCGCTGATCTACCTGCTCGGCCTTACCGGGTCGGAGTACGAGCTGACCAAGTTCGGCCGGGACGCGATGAACACCGTGCAGTCGATGACGCCGCTGATCGTGGCCGGCCTGTGCTATCTGATCATCACCATTCCGCTGTCCTACCTGTCGCGCTATCTGGAGCGGCGGACCAGCGGCGAGTCGAAGCAGGGCCTTG encodes:
- a CDS encoding ABC transporter substrate-binding protein — its product is MTRLKVWTVIPAVAVALVAGGCVESTTSSAPGTDGVSLVQSGKLLTCAHLPYVPFQYKDGNDVVGFDVDVVDFAAKKLNVPQQIVDTPFDGIKSGADLNSKQCDVVAGAITINDTRAQNFDFTIPYFQATQALLTKTGNDYKTLESLAGKKVGVQSDTTGEAYIKGWNAKNGGVITAVAFEDSALLETAVKTGQVDASINDNGILYDYAKKNPDTQVSAEFNTNEQYGFGVKKGNAALLKVLNDAIKASATDGSYAKAYQKWFGKRPSWQPGDATSSAPTTTSKG
- a CDS encoding amino acid ABC transporter permease, coding for MALTRRQRRTAIRGTQYGVLVVVVLLLAFTANWRDIQHGFFDLDAARQLFPDVLSVALVNTVLYTVKGFAFGLVLGLILALMRLSSVPPYRWIATGYIEFFRGVPALLVFLAFGFGVPIAFNIRFTTGSTVVVALGLVGAAYMAETIRAGIQAVPKGQMEAARSLGMSQFRAMVWIIIPQAFRIVLPPLTNELILLAKDSSLIYLLGLTGSEYELTKFGRDAMNTVQSMTPLIVAGLCYLIITIPLSYLSRYLERRTSGESKQGLEVMA